Genomic segment of Arachis hypogaea cultivar Tifrunner chromosome 11, arahy.Tifrunner.gnm2.J5K5, whole genome shotgun sequence:
ATCAACTCGATTCGATATACTATTGAACAACACATATATAGTAAATAAAATGCTTTATTCGATTTATTATTGATACAGATCATGACATTTTCTACTTCTAAGTTAATGTTTACTTATTCtatattaactttaaaatataattatcaagTTGATTTGATTTACATGTAAGTAgcataaattaaatcaaattaattcgatttatatagatatGTAAATAGGACAATCgtgtaattaaattgtatttaggACATCTGCATAATTTTAAATCTCAAACGATTTATTAATGTAAAAATTACCCTAAAATTAAGGTAGATatttacataataataattttatataaaaataatattacaaatcattaaataatttgacatatTTAATTAATTCATCTAACGatttaaaatattatctttatataaaaatatttatatgaaaGTATCTTCATAAATTCAAAAGATTTTGAATAAACTCTTcacaataaaaaaagatttataaattaatattttaattattttaaaattaagataataaaattcaaaaacaatgaATACAATAAATTCAAAAGTGATTAAAATATTACTTACCTACTTTATCAAGATTTTcacttttagaaaaaaaatttccaaAGGTTTTGTTAAGAAATTTTGTTTCCCTCCTTGTTTCAGTTGCCAGCTTTTGTCCCCACAGGCACAGCCCACAAATATATATTGCTTTATTGCTTCACATGAATGCTATTTACCACCTTGACAGAATGACAGTGGCACTGCCCACTACCATTGTCACTTGATGCTTTATTTTTGCAGAGTTTTGACCGGTCCTTAATATTAATACTCTTCGGCTATTGCTACCATGCAGATATACTGATTATGTGCTCAACAGATTCTGATTTATTGATTATTTCTTACTAATGCAGAAATACTCCTATATTCAAACAACACAAGAAGAAATTTCTCTTATTATTGCAAAGAAAGACACCTAAACATTTCTGGCTTTAAACCGCACGCATGATCCCTTTTTCAAGTTCCCAAGAGAAAAAGGAAATAGTGATAGATAATTCAgataaccaaaaaaagaaaaaaagacatTCACGacaaattaaaaatccaaacTTTGCCATGTTTATTCAAGTGACCAAGTAAACTGGCAAGGCAGAGGTAGACATCCTCTGCTGCTCCATGTTAAGCTCCCTGAGACCCGGATAGGGTACACCAACGTGACCCACACCCTTGGCCGTCGGCGTCAAGGTTCCGGCGCCGGCGAGTGGACCAGAACATGGACGTGCGGTGGTTCGGTAGGGGGAGGTGGTGGGTCCGGTTCTGGTGTGGGTGAAGTAGACGGGGCCAGAGATGGAGGCCCTGGAAGGTTGATGAGGTTGCTGCTGAAGGCCTTGGTGGTGACGGTGACGGTGACGGTGGGTCCACTTCCATTTGAACAAGTTCTTCCACCATGGCTTCTTCGTGGTAGAAATGGAATGGAGTTCGTTTGGAATGTCAGGCTTGTGAAGCTTGAAGCGTATGGAGTCTATGGATCTTTCTGGGTGCCTCTtgtgcttcatggcttcttccaataCCTGCTTTtagtaatattaataaataaaaataataatagaaaatggAAACAAAAAGAATAAAGAGACCTGAAAATAGTTGAGTTGAGGGTCGAAGCCGTAGTCACTAAAGTGCTGGGGGTCTGGCATGGGAAAAATTGGGGATTTAGTGGTCATTGTGAAGGGTTTGTGGTAGGTTTGTAATTAGAGGCAGAAATTGAAGGAAAAAAGTTAGGTTGAAATCACTTGTTCTTCATTCGTGTGTAGTAGTGACTAGTGAGAAAGGGAGAAAATTGTGTTTGTTGTTTTATTTTGGGTTTCGGTTTCGATTTGGGGCTCAAGGGTGGAAAGGCAGTTGGGGTTGTTGCCTTCTTGGTCAATCCACTAAATGCGTTTCGTGTTTCATATCTTTTATATTCCCAATGTCATTGC
This window contains:
- the LOC112723105 gene encoding uncharacterized protein — its product is MTTKSPIFPMPDPQHFSDYGFDPQLNYFQVLEEAMKHKRHPERSIDSIRFKLHKPDIPNELHSISTTKKPWWKNLFKWKWTHRHRHRHHQGLQQQPHQPSRASISGPVYFTHTRTGPTTSPYRTTARPCSGPLAGAGTLTPTAKGVGHVGVPYPGLRELNMEQQRMSTSALPVYLVT